In Sphingomonas sp. SUN019, one genomic interval encodes:
- a CDS encoding alpha/beta fold hydrolase — translation MADADIMEPIAAAQAEFERMMTRNIRGLSYFTSPAPVVGATPKDVLIERGTMRLYHYRPRTDDVYRVPVLLVMATTNRGFIFDLVPGQSLVEFLLDAGFDVFMLDWEAPRPHEKTLTFESYILDFLPAAVARIADETGEPDVSIVGYCFGGVLSLLYAALHPDNVANLATFTTPVDFTKMEMFRTWSDRRYFDVDRLVDAFGNVPGEMLYSAFDLLRPAARAAGNIRLYDNLWDDEFVKSFRMFERWNNDTLPLAGEYFRQTTRMLMWDNQLLHGEMQIGGRNIDLSTITAPFLHVAAEHDHIVPREASAPLIGMIGSADKQEIVMKGGHVSLVAGGNAVKRMWPALAQWLAERST, via the coding sequence ATGGCCGACGCCGACATCATGGAACCGATCGCCGCCGCGCAGGCCGAGTTCGAGCGCATGATGACGCGCAACATCCGGGGCCTCAGCTACTTCACCTCCCCCGCCCCGGTGGTCGGCGCGACGCCGAAGGACGTGCTGATCGAACGAGGCACGATGCGCCTCTATCATTACCGTCCTCGCACCGACGACGTGTACCGTGTGCCGGTCCTCCTGGTGATGGCGACCACCAACCGCGGCTTCATCTTCGATCTGGTGCCGGGGCAGAGCCTGGTGGAATTCCTGCTCGACGCCGGGTTCGACGTATTCATGCTCGATTGGGAAGCGCCGCGCCCGCACGAAAAGACGCTGACCTTCGAAAGCTACATTCTGGATTTCCTTCCTGCCGCGGTCGCGCGGATCGCGGACGAAACCGGCGAACCCGATGTCAGCATCGTCGGCTATTGCTTCGGCGGCGTGCTGTCGCTGCTCTACGCCGCGCTCCATCCCGATAACGTCGCCAATCTGGCCACCTTCACCACGCCGGTCGACTTCACCAAGATGGAGATGTTCCGGACCTGGTCCGACCGGCGCTATTTCGACGTCGACCGGCTGGTCGACGCGTTCGGCAACGTGCCCGGCGAGATGCTCTATTCCGCATTCGATCTGCTGCGCCCGGCGGCGCGCGCGGCGGGCAACATCCGTCTGTACGACAATCTTTGGGACGACGAATTCGTAAAGTCGTTCCGGATGTTCGAACGCTGGAACAACGACACATTGCCGCTGGCGGGCGAATATTTCCGCCAGACGACGCGGATGCTGATGTGGGACAATCAATTGCTGCATGGCGAGATGCAGATCGGTGGCCGCAACATCGATTTGTCCACGATCACCGCACCGTTCCTGCACGTCGCCGCCGAACACGACCATATCGTGCCCCGCGAAGCCTCCGCCCCGCTGATCGGCATGATCGGCTCCGCCGACAAGCAGGAGATCGTGATGAAGGGGGGCCACGTCAGCCTGGTCGCGGGCGGTAACGCCGTCAAACGGATGTGGCCTGCGCTGGCGCAATGGCTCGCTGAAAGGTCGACATGA
- a CDS encoding poly(R)-hydroxyalkanoic acid synthase subunit PhaE, producing the protein MTTPPDPSAFFRDMLGQWEKAVNSFGGEAMKTEEFSRGMNAATAATAQMQASMNQATERALAAANLPSRNDIEALTARIAAIEATLLRIEAKLAPAAPDPSKPRPTRSRKPPTAK; encoded by the coding sequence ATGACGACCCCGCCCGATCCCTCCGCCTTCTTCCGCGATATGCTCGGCCAGTGGGAAAAGGCTGTGAACAGCTTCGGCGGGGAGGCGATGAAGACCGAGGAGTTTTCCCGCGGAATGAACGCCGCCACCGCGGCCACCGCGCAAATGCAGGCCAGCATGAACCAGGCGACCGAACGCGCGCTCGCCGCCGCGAACCTGCCCAGTCGCAACGATATCGAGGCGCTGACCGCGCGCATCGCCGCGATCGAGGCGACGTTGCTGCGGATCGAGGCGAAGCTGGCACCCGCCGCGCCCGACCCGTCGAAGCCACGCCCAACCCGCAGCCGCAAGCCGCCCACCGCGAAGTAA
- a CDS encoding triacylglycerol lipase codes for MATAAHLAPASRQPDIRPPSPFLALTELPRALVELGSLPWAAPLLRSAPKGDGHPVLVLPGFTTSDISTTVIRRYLTRMGYDAHAWELGRNLGPKAIGREGEKLVERLRAVHDLTGKKVSLVGWSLGGIMARMVSRQAPDAVRQVISLGSPFTGSPRATNVWRAYELLTGQRVDDAHTREQLRESATPPPVPSTAIWSREDGIVAWQNCVEPFSTNSDNIEVHGSHCGLGVNPAVLYAVADRLAQPEDDWKPFNRAGMRALFYPSAGHA; via the coding sequence ATGGCCACCGCCGCCCACCTGGCACCCGCATCGCGCCAGCCCGACATTCGTCCGCCATCGCCTTTTTTGGCGCTGACCGAATTGCCGCGCGCTTTGGTCGAACTCGGCTCGCTGCCATGGGCCGCGCCGTTGCTGCGCTCCGCGCCCAAGGGTGATGGACACCCTGTGCTAGTGTTACCTGGCTTCACGACGTCCGACATCTCGACGACGGTGATCCGGCGTTACCTCACCCGCATGGGGTATGACGCGCACGCGTGGGAACTCGGCCGCAACCTGGGTCCGAAGGCGATCGGACGTGAGGGAGAGAAGCTCGTCGAACGGTTGCGCGCGGTACACGACCTGACCGGCAAGAAGGTCAGCCTGGTCGGCTGGAGCCTCGGCGGCATCATGGCGCGGATGGTCAGCCGACAAGCGCCCGACGCGGTGCGGCAAGTCATCTCGCTTGGCTCACCCTTCACCGGCTCACCGCGCGCGACCAATGTCTGGCGCGCGTATGAACTGCTGACCGGTCAGCGCGTCGACGATGCGCACACCCGCGAGCAGCTTCGCGAAAGCGCGACGCCCCCGCCCGTCCCCTCGACTGCGATCTGGAGCCGCGAGGATGGCATCGTCGCATGGCAGAATTGCGTCGAACCGTTCAGCACCAACAGCGACAATATCGAGGTTCACGGCAGCCATTGCGGGTTGGGTGTGAACCCGGCGGTGCTGTACGCGGTCGCCGACCGGCTTGCCCAGCCCGAGGACGACTGGAAACCGTTCAACCGCGCCGGGATGCGGGCGTTGTTCTATCCGTCGGCGGGGCACGCCTGA
- a CDS encoding amidohydrolase family protein, translating into MKSILLAASALAAAFFSTAATAQSERFSVIFGGRNVGHLNADTTGDQTLIDFDYKNNGRGPTIKETIRTDATGLPVAWKIDGTTTFGSKTAENYAVTGSRATWTDSTGPGKAARGTGLYVAQGASPWALGLYARALLKDADNTMPALPGGTLRLTKGEAVTITGKGGTLQTTAYDISGIDLTPTTMLLDAEGDLISIVSADFIIIRDGYEGEEERLRGLAAKWSTDRYVAIQKKVAHDYRAPVRIRNVRLFDAKTATLTKPMSVLVNGRTIAAIEQPDSPATPGEVTIDGDGGTLIPGMYEMHAHLGQDDALLNLMAGITTVRDMGNDNAVLAELSNRIDAGIIGGPRIIKSGFLEGRSPFSANNGFVVESQAKAIDAVRWYGARGYNQIKVYNSMNLAWVPAIVKEAHALGMRVAGHVPAFSTADAMIAAGYDEMTHINQFMLGWVIKPSEDTRTLFRLTALKRLPALDLNSAPVQRTIQAMVDGKKAIDPTIGIHEQLTQNRDGQVPPGAVDYLDHMPIGYQRDAKKAWVDTSAQGDDAAYRGAFDKIIATTKMLHDRGVFIVPGTDTGGSFTYHRELELLTRVGFTPAQVVKRATYDMAGYLGEDQATGSIARGKRADFFLVLGDPTKDVKAIKTIRMVVKDGTVYFPSEVYPEFGIKPFAEAPKVTLAKTAKP; encoded by the coding sequence ATGAAATCCATTCTCCTAGCCGCCTCCGCGCTGGCCGCCGCCTTCTTCTCCACCGCCGCAACCGCACAATCCGAACGCTTTTCGGTGATCTTCGGCGGCCGAAACGTCGGGCATCTGAACGCCGATACGACCGGCGACCAGACGTTGATCGACTTCGATTACAAGAACAACGGTCGCGGTCCGACGATCAAGGAGACGATCCGAACCGACGCGACCGGGCTGCCCGTCGCGTGGAAGATTGACGGGACGACGACATTCGGCAGCAAGACCGCGGAAAACTATGCGGTCACCGGCAGTCGCGCGACTTGGACCGATTCCACCGGTCCGGGAAAGGCGGCTCGCGGCACTGGCCTCTACGTCGCGCAGGGCGCCAGTCCGTGGGCGCTCGGCCTCTACGCCCGAGCCTTGCTGAAAGACGCCGACAACACGATGCCCGCTCTGCCCGGTGGGACGCTGCGGCTGACCAAGGGCGAGGCGGTGACGATCACGGGTAAGGGTGGCACGCTTCAAACCACCGCCTATGATATTTCGGGTATCGACCTGACCCCGACGACGATGCTGCTCGACGCCGAGGGCGATCTGATCTCGATCGTGTCGGCCGACTTCATCATCATCCGCGATGGCTATGAAGGCGAGGAAGAACGGCTGCGCGGGCTCGCCGCGAAATGGTCGACCGATCGCTATGTCGCGATCCAGAAGAAGGTCGCGCATGACTATAGGGCGCCGGTGCGGATCAGGAACGTCCGCCTGTTCGACGCGAAGACCGCGACGCTGACGAAGCCGATGTCGGTGCTGGTGAACGGCCGCACCATCGCGGCAATCGAACAGCCCGACAGCCCCGCGACGCCGGGCGAAGTTACGATCGACGGCGATGGCGGCACGCTCATACCCGGCATGTACGAAATGCACGCGCATCTCGGGCAGGACGACGCGCTCCTGAACCTGATGGCCGGGATCACCACGGTTCGCGACATGGGCAACGACAACGCGGTGCTCGCCGAACTGTCCAATCGGATCGACGCCGGGATCATCGGCGGGCCGCGGATCATCAAGAGCGGCTTCCTGGAGGGCCGCAGCCCGTTCAGCGCCAACAACGGCTTCGTCGTGGAGAGTCAGGCGAAGGCGATCGACGCGGTGCGCTGGTACGGTGCGCGCGGCTATAACCAGATCAAGGTCTACAACTCGATGAACCTGGCGTGGGTGCCGGCGATCGTCAAGGAGGCGCATGCGCTCGGGATGCGTGTCGCCGGACACGTGCCTGCATTCTCCACCGCCGACGCGATGATCGCGGCGGGCTATGACGAGATGACGCACATCAACCAGTTCATGCTCGGCTGGGTCATCAAGCCGAGCGAGGACACGCGCACGCTGTTCCGCCTGACCGCTCTGAAACGGCTGCCCGCGCTCGACCTGAACAGCGCGCCCGTCCAGCGGACGATCCAGGCGATGGTCGATGGCAAAAAGGCGATCGACCCGACGATCGGTATCCACGAACAACTGACGCAGAATCGCGATGGTCAGGTGCCGCCGGGCGCGGTCGACTATCTCGACCATATGCCGATTGGCTATCAGCGCGACGCGAAGAAAGCGTGGGTCGACACCAGCGCGCAGGGCGACGATGCGGCATACCGCGGGGCGTTCGACAAGATCATCGCGACGACGAAAATGCTGCATGATCGCGGCGTCTTCATCGTGCCGGGGACCGATACCGGTGGATCGTTCACCTATCACCGCGAACTGGAATTGCTCACGCGTGTGGGCTTCACCCCCGCGCAGGTGGTGAAGCGCGCGACCTACGACATGGCGGGCTATCTGGGCGAGGACCAGGCGACCGGATCGATCGCGCGCGGCAAGCGGGCGGATTTCTTTCTGGTTCTCGGCGATCCGACGAAGGACGTGAAAGCAATCAAGACCATTCGCATGGTGGTGAAGGACGGCACGGTCTATTTCCCGAGCGAAGTTTATCCAGAATTCGGGATCAAGCCGTTTGCGGAGGCGCCGAAGGTGACGTTGGCGAAGACGGCCAAACCGTAG
- a CDS encoding efflux transporter outer membrane subunit has product MMRRLALLLTTAALSGCSLAPKYVRPELPVPPSWPVGDAYLRQSEAALPAVTYRDIFRDPRLQQIIDQALANNRDLRVSVANITAARAQYRIQRSELFPQVDASGNYTYRDSGSGSTGTGGTGTGTGTGSVTNFSGSGSNFSASVGVTGFEIDLFGRVRSLSSAALNRYFSTEAAARATRLTLVGDIATAWLTYAADRSLLKVAEDTANSARASVRLTNLRLQGGVAPRTDLRQAEQILATAESDLASQKTALAQDVNALQLLVGAPVDPALLATSIEEAAKTVAELPAGLNSGVLLRRPDVVQAEYELRATNAEIGAARAQLFPRILLTGLLSFASNALSSLFTGGAFSYSGGGGISYPIFQAGAARANVALTQAQRDAALATYEKAIQTAFQEVSDALARRGTITDQLAANQRFAVAAADTYRLTDMRYRGGIDTFLTSLDAQRQLYSAQQQLVSIQLIRATNLVTLYRTLGGDSSLEPTANGPVPVAQQTLPPR; this is encoded by the coding sequence ATGATGCGCCGTCTTGCCCTGTTGCTGACGACCGCCGCACTGTCCGGCTGCAGTCTCGCGCCGAAATACGTCCGGCCCGAATTGCCGGTCCCGCCGTCATGGCCGGTCGGCGACGCGTATCTGCGCCAGTCCGAAGCGGCGCTGCCCGCCGTCACCTACCGCGACATCTTCCGCGATCCGCGCCTGCAGCAGATCATCGACCAGGCGCTCGCGAACAATCGCGACCTGCGCGTATCGGTCGCGAATATCACTGCGGCGCGCGCGCAATATCGCATCCAGCGGTCGGAGCTGTTTCCTCAGGTCGATGCGTCGGGCAATTATACCTATCGCGACAGCGGTAGCGGATCGACCGGCACCGGCGGAACGGGAACGGGAACGGGAACCGGCAGCGTCACGAACTTCTCCGGTTCCGGCAGCAATTTCTCGGCCAGCGTCGGCGTGACCGGTTTCGAGATCGATCTGTTCGGCCGCGTTCGTTCGCTCAGTTCCGCCGCGCTGAACCGCTATTTCTCGACTGAAGCCGCCGCGCGCGCAACGCGCCTGACGCTGGTCGGAGACATCGCCACGGCGTGGCTGACCTATGCCGCGGACCGCAGCCTGCTGAAGGTCGCCGAGGACACCGCGAACAGCGCGCGCGCCAGCGTCCGGCTGACCAACCTTCGCCTGCAGGGCGGCGTCGCGCCGCGCACCGATCTGCGTCAGGCGGAACAGATCCTCGCTACCGCTGAATCCGACCTCGCGAGCCAGAAGACCGCGCTGGCGCAGGACGTCAACGCGTTGCAATTGCTGGTTGGTGCGCCGGTCGATCCGGCCTTGCTTGCTACGTCGATCGAGGAAGCCGCAAAGACCGTCGCCGAACTCCCCGCCGGGCTCAACAGCGGTGTGCTCCTGCGTCGCCCCGACGTGGTGCAGGCCGAATACGAACTACGCGCGACCAATGCCGAGATCGGCGCGGCGCGTGCGCAGCTTTTCCCGCGCATCTTACTGACCGGATTGCTCAGCTTCGCCAGCAACGCGCTGTCCTCGCTCTTCACCGGCGGCGCGTTCAGCTATTCGGGCGGTGGCGGGATCAGCTATCCGATCTTCCAGGCCGGGGCGGCGCGCGCCAACGTCGCGCTGACGCAGGCGCAACGCGACGCCGCGCTCGCGACGTATGAAAAGGCGATCCAGACCGCGTTTCAGGAGGTGTCGGACGCTCTCGCCCGACGAGGCACGATCACCGATCAGCTCGCCGCGAACCAGCGTTTTGCGGTGGCCGCGGCGGATACGTACCGCCTGACCGATATGCGCTATCGCGGCGGGATCGACACGTTCCTGACCAGCCTGGACGCGCAGCGCCAGCTATATTCCGCGCAGCAACAGCTCGTCTCGATCCAGCTGATCCGCGCGACTAACCTGGTCACGCTTTATCGAACATTGGGCGGCGATTCTTCGCTCGAGCCGACCGCTAACGGCCCCGTCCCTGTTGCGCAGCAAACGTTGCCACCGCGATAA
- a CDS encoding GNAT family N-acetyltransferase produces MTHRIRRFRSTDSDAMLAFAQSLPEHDLLFLGRDLKHPRVIEAWLSAIDDGWIDSMIAEEDGAVVGTVALVHDPLGWSAHVGEVRLLVSSARRGAGLGRDLLEAIFRLAVNRKLAKLTAAMTPDQGGSVALFESLGFRGEALLKDQVRDRAGNAHDLAILSLDLARNAAQHRAYGYDTA; encoded by the coding sequence ATGACGCATCGCATCCGCCGTTTTCGCTCCACCGACAGCGATGCGATGCTGGCGTTCGCGCAGAGCCTGCCCGAACACGACCTGCTGTTCCTCGGCCGCGACCTGAAGCACCCGCGCGTGATCGAGGCATGGCTATCGGCGATCGACGACGGCTGGATCGACAGCATGATCGCAGAGGAGGACGGCGCGGTCGTCGGCACCGTCGCGCTGGTCCACGATCCGCTGGGCTGGAGCGCGCATGTTGGCGAGGTGCGGTTGCTGGTGTCGTCCGCGCGTCGCGGCGCCGGGCTGGGACGCGACCTGCTCGAGGCGATCTTCCGCCTAGCGGTGAACCGCAAACTGGCCAAGCTGACCGCGGCGATGACCCCCGACCAGGGCGGATCGGTTGCGCTATTCGAAAGCCTCGGCTTTCGCGGCGAGGCATTATTGAAGGATCAGGTCCGCGACCGCGCCGGAAACGCGCATGACCTCGCAATCCTCAGCCTAGATCTGGCCCGCAACGCCGCGCAGCACCGCGCTTACGGTTACGATACAGCCTGA
- a CDS encoding phasin family protein, translating to MADDTKSAINATAARTKAATDKAAGAAKDATDKMRAGAQRAQDTFREKVADPAKRAGEAMKESGKKVAEGSQTIGVKMIDQAEQNAREAFSAMRDAAKAKDLSEVMKIQGDYLREQTNRSMNQAREIGELIVQFGKDAVAPMRGGKG from the coding sequence ATGGCTGACGACACGAAGAGCGCGATCAACGCAACCGCCGCCAGGACTAAGGCTGCGACCGACAAGGCTGCGGGTGCCGCCAAGGACGCAACGGACAAGATGCGCGCGGGTGCGCAAAGGGCACAGGACACGTTCCGCGAAAAGGTCGCCGACCCGGCCAAGCGCGCTGGCGAGGCGATGAAGGAATCGGGCAAGAAGGTCGCCGAGGGATCGCAGACGATCGGGGTGAAGATGATCGACCAGGCCGAACAGAATGCGCGCGAGGCGTTTTCCGCGATGCGCGATGCGGCCAAGGCGAAGGATCTGTCCGAGGTGATGAAGATCCAGGGCGATTATCTGCGCGAACAAACGAACCGGTCGATGAACCAGGCGCGCGAGATCGGCGAACTGATCGTGCAATTCGGCAAGGACGCCGTCGCGCCGATGCGGGGTGGGAAGGGCTGA
- a CDS encoding wax ester/triacylglycerol synthase family O-acyltransferase, with the protein MQQLSAMDASFVYLETPHTPMHIGSVAIYDPSTAPGGFVRFKDILQFIQARLGGARSFRQRLVRVPFDLDHPYWIEDPEFDIEFHVRHIALPKPGDWRQLCIQAARLHSRPMDLARPLWEFTVVEGLDNIDGLPPGCFALVSKVHHAAIDGMSGVEMSAAVHSVDADVTDPDNSDTWRPENMPNVADLLVRSYFNSLIQPMRVMETIGRSLPGMARLTSEVRKGDVSIRNARPAPRTRFNQRVGPHRVWDAVSFPLKDIRAIKEAVPGATVNDAILAIVGGGLRAYLKDKGELPKDTLTAMAPISVRQEGEKAALGNMVSAMVVGLGTQIEDPLERLRFVHDEAVNSKAMTNAVGAKTLSDYSQLMPSALAGLAARLYTRAGAANAHAPAYNCVVTNVPGSRVPLYFCGARMVGMYGTGPVFDGMGLINPVYSYGDTIAISFTCDRDMMPDPEVYAQGLRDSFAALKAAAVKPSSAPPVKANDDKPAAKRPARARSKGARNG; encoded by the coding sequence ATGCAGCAGTTGAGCGCGATGGATGCGTCGTTCGTTTATCTGGAGACGCCGCACACGCCGATGCACATCGGGTCGGTCGCAATCTACGATCCGTCCACCGCGCCGGGCGGGTTTGTGCGGTTCAAGGACATTCTGCAGTTCATCCAGGCGCGCCTCGGCGGGGCGCGGAGTTTCCGGCAGCGGCTGGTGCGGGTGCCGTTCGATCTCGATCATCCGTATTGGATCGAAGACCCCGAATTCGACATCGAATTCCACGTCCGCCACATCGCGCTCCCCAAACCCGGCGACTGGCGGCAATTGTGCATTCAGGCCGCGCGGCTGCATTCGCGGCCGATGGATCTCGCTCGGCCGTTGTGGGAGTTCACCGTCGTCGAGGGGCTCGACAATATCGACGGTCTCCCGCCGGGTTGCTTTGCGCTCGTCAGCAAGGTGCACCACGCTGCGATCGACGGGATGAGCGGGGTCGAGATGTCGGCCGCGGTCCATTCGGTCGACGCTGATGTGACCGATCCCGACAACTCAGACACGTGGCGGCCGGAGAATATGCCGAACGTCGCCGATCTGCTGGTGCGCAGTTATTTCAACAGCCTGATTCAGCCGATGCGCGTGATGGAAACTATCGGGCGGTCGCTGCCCGGGATGGCGCGGCTGACGAGCGAGGTGCGCAAGGGCGACGTATCGATCCGCAATGCACGACCAGCGCCGCGCACCCGCTTCAACCAGCGCGTCGGCCCGCATCGCGTGTGGGATGCGGTGTCGTTCCCGCTGAAGGACATTCGCGCGATCAAGGAAGCGGTGCCCGGCGCGACGGTCAATGACGCGATTCTGGCGATCGTCGGCGGGGGGCTGCGCGCGTATCTGAAGGACAAGGGCGAACTGCCCAAGGACACGCTGACCGCAATGGCCCCTATCTCGGTGCGGCAGGAGGGCGAAAAGGCGGCGCTCGGCAACATGGTGTCCGCGATGGTTGTCGGGCTCGGCACGCAGATCGAGGATCCGCTGGAACGCCTGCGCTTCGTGCATGACGAGGCGGTCAATTCGAAGGCGATGACCAACGCGGTCGGTGCGAAGACCCTGTCCGACTACAGCCAGCTGATGCCATCCGCCCTCGCCGGATTGGCGGCGCGGCTCTACACGCGGGCGGGCGCGGCGAACGCGCACGCACCGGCATATAATTGCGTCGTCACGAACGTGCCGGGCAGCCGCGTACCACTGTATTTCTGCGGTGCGCGGATGGTGGGCATGTACGGCACCGGGCCGGTGTTCGACGGGATGGGACTGATCAATCCGGTCTACAGCTATGGCGATACGATCGCGATCAGCTTCACCTGCGACCGCGACATGATGCCTGACCCTGAGGTTTATGCGCAGGGCCTGCGCGACAGCTTTGCGGCATTGAAGGCGGCGGCGGTGAAACCTTCGTCCGCACCGCCGGTTAAGGCGAACGACGACAAACCAGCGGCGAAGCGACCGGCGCGAGCCCGCAGCAAAGGAGCAAGAAATGGCTGA